CCGTACTGCTATATGCGTTTGAAATTAATAGCAATTTCGCCCAGATTTTACTAATTTCGCAGAAAAAATTAAAAAGATAGCAAAATATTGACAAAAATTGAGGTGAGAAAATGCGAACTAGTGAGCATCTTGACGAACTGGACAGAATGATACTCCACATCCTCCAGGAGGACGGGCGGGCCAGCTACTCCGAGATAGCAAGACGCCTCAAGGTGCCGGAATCGACTGTCAGGCTCAGGGTGAAGAAGCTCGTCGAGAGGGGCGTCATAAGGAAGTTCTCGGCGCTCATAAATCCATTCAAGGCGGGCTACTCGATAGTCGCGTTCATAGCGGTCGACGTTGAGCCGAGCAGGGTGAAGAAGGCCGCGGAGGAGCTGAGCAAGCTGCCAGAAGTGGACGTTCTGGGCATAGCGACCGGGGCGCACGATATACTCATGCAGGTAACCGTTAAGGACCTTCAGGAGCTCGAGAGCTTCCTCATAGAAAAGCTGGGAAGAATAGAGGGGCTGAGGAGCACGGAAACGTCAATCCTCACGAGCGTAAGGAAATGGGGCTACGCGAGGGTGTTCTAAGTCACCCTCTCGAGCCCATCCTTTTTGACGATGTACGTGTCCTCGTGCTTTATCGCCCCCTCCGGAATCATCAGCGGCGAATGGATAACCGCTAGGACCATGTTCTCCTGAACCTTCGCGGCCCTCTGCGGGACGACTATGGTGGAAATGGGGGGCTCCTCTATGAGCAGGCCAACGCCGTGGGTGTAGCCGGCTATGTAAGCCTCGCCGAATCCCCTCTCCCGGAAGAAGTTTGCGAGCTTCTTCTCGACGGTGTTCAGTGCAACACCCACTCTCGTCTCCTCAAGCGCGATTCTGTAGGCCTCTTCCTTGGTCTCAATGGCCCTCCCGACCCTCTCGCCCGGCTCGCCGACCACAAAGGTTCTCGCCACGTTGGCGTAGTAGTTGTTCCAGTCTGCACCGATGACGACTGTAACGACACCGTTTCCGGGGACTTTCAGGTCGCGGAAGGGCTCGGCGTGCGCCCTCGGCGTCGTTGAAACGTAGACCTTCGGGTCTTCGCTGCCGCTCAGCATGAGCTCCCTCACAACTTCAGCCGCTATCTCCAGCTCGCTGAGGCCAGGTTTTATAACCTCCTCGGCGACCTTCATACCGCGCCCTGCGATTTTCCCGGCTTTCCTGATGTTGTCGAGCTCCCATTCTTCCTTTATCATCCTCAGTCCCATCGTGAGGTCGAGGATGTCCACTATCTCCATGGTCGGGTTGAGGCGCTCGAATATCTTGAGGAATATAAGGTAGGCGTCGCGCTCTATGCCGAATTCGAGTCCAACGCGGCTCATCCCGTTGCGGTGTATCCAGCCCACAACGCCGGCCATCAGGTCCTCCACCTTCTGGAACTCCACGACGTTCTCAATCCAGCTCTTCTCCCTGAAAAGCCCGGCTTCGCCCTTGACGACGTAGACCACCGGCTCGCCCTCGGCAGGAATGAGGAGGCTCGGACGAAGCCACTTGGTTCCGGTGAAGTAAATGAAGCTGGAGAGGGTTCTTATCACCGCCCCGTCTATCTCGTTCTCCCTCAACAGCTCCTGAAAGCGCTCCACCCTTCTTCTGAATATCTCCCTGTCCCCGCGCACATAAATCACCTCAATCCTTCCAGTCCAGCAGTCTCTTCTCGCCCTCAATCCTTTTATATGGCTCGATGTCCATCGTCATCTCAAGGGTGCCGAGGTACTCGCCGTCCCTCCCGAACAGCGGGACGTACCTGATGTAGACGTACTTCGGCCCGAGCCGGAGCCAGAAGGCTGCCTCCTTCTTCCTGCCCTCCTTGAAGGCCTTGAGGATTTTGTTCACTATGTGGACGCTCTTCGGGGGATGGCAGAGCTGGACGGGCCTTCCGAGCACGGACGGGGTTCTCGCGAATATCCTCTCCCCCGGCGAGAAGAAGCGAACCCTGTCGTCTCTGTCTATAAAGGTCACGTCCACCGGAAGGGCCTCGAATATCGCCTTTAGTTCCTCAATGCTCACGTAGCCGGTTCCAAGGTCTATATCGCCCTCGCGTTCGAGTTCTGACTTGTCAAACTCCAGAGGCTGGCCCTTCAATGTCTGCTGGATCTCCCTCGGAAGGTTCAGCAGTTCCTCAGCGCTCAGCTCTGGGTCGATCTCCCACGGATGGAGCGGCTCAACGTCCTCTCCCGGGTCCCACGCTGGCGGATTAACCTTGTAATAGCCGAACTCGTCTTCCTGCATCCTTATTGCCTTCCACTCCCCATCGCTCAGCAGGGCCTTTAGGGTGGGGTAGTAGATGTTGTTCTCCCTGAAGACCATGTCACTCAGCGCGAATGAAGCCCCGCCCGCCTTTTCCTTAAAGCGCTCAACGAACTCCTCCCAGGGCATCTCGCCCCTTTTCCTCAAAAGCTCGGCCAGGTGCTTTACCATGAACCTTATCTCATCGTGCTTTGTCCAGAGAACTGTCGCTATCGCGGTCAAACCGCGGCGCTCGATGTAGGGGAAGGTGAGCATCTCCTCGCGGTTGTAGTGGGTGAAACCGACCTTCCTGAGGTTGCCCACTATCTCCTCCAGAACGCCGAGGATTTCCTCCCTCATGCGCTCGTCCCTGGTGGTTGCCAGAGTCCTCGCGTAGAGGTTGAGCATCTCGGAGTCCTTCATTATCTCCTTGTTCTCGAGGTAGAGCGTCTTGAGCGGGTGCCCGTCGGGTAGTTCCCTCTCTTCCAGCTCATCGGTCCCCTTCACAGCCTCCCTGAACAGCTCAACGTGAAGGTCGCACATCTTCGCTATGTCCTTGGCAGAGACTCCCTCCCTCACCAGCTCCTGCTCTATGATTGGAATCTCCAGAGGGGAGATACCGCTCAACACGACCCTGAACTCTTCCTTGAGTTCGTTAACGTCCTCCCCCTCATGAATCCGGAGAAGGAGCCTCTTCAACTGCTCCTTCTTGTATTCGCGATCCTTCAGCAATTCAGTCATCTTTACCACCTTCATGACAAGTGTCATATAAAACGTTTATAAGCATTCCTGGGCATATCTGCCCAACAAGGTTTATATGCCGCGCGTCATATAAGGATAACGGTGGAAAACATGATACTCGATGTTCGTGGATTGCAGCCCCCGCAACCGGCTGTTATGATGGTGGAAGCCCTCGCCAAGCTCAAAGCGGGAGAAACTCTGGAGGTAATCGGCGACAAGCCTTTCGTTGACATGATAGGGAAGCTTGAGGAGGCCGGTTACAGGATTGAGTTGAAGGAAATCGGTGAAGCCTTCGTGCTCAGGATAACCAAAACCGAGAACTCGAGAGAGCTCACGATGGAACTCAAGGAGTGTGACGATAAGCTGGACGAGATAACCGAGGAAACCAACGTGGCCCAGCTCCTCAAAGTCTACCCGGAGTCCCTTAAGATACTTCGTGAAGTACGGCTTCTCACCCCTCGAGAATCCGGAGATGAGGAGAACCCTCGCCAAGACGATAACCCTGAAGGATGCCAAGAGCCTCCTCGGAATGAGCGACGAGAAGTTCGAAAAGATGATGGAAGAGCTTAAGGAACTGGAAAAGGCTTAAATATTCCGCGCGTCATAGTGGTACCCATGAAGACGAACGCCTTTGACGTCGCAGCAAGGTACGTGTATCCCTCCCTGCGGAGAAGACTCGTTGAAATCCTTCGCGGAAAGGGCCTCAAGCAGACCGAGATAGGGGAGCTCCTGTACATCACTCAGTCCGCCGTCTCGCGCTATCTGAGGATGGACAGAGGGGCCCTGATAGACGTCTCGAAGTTCCCGGACATAGATGCCAGGGTGATGGCGCTGGCCGAGAGAATAGTCAGGGAGAGCCCGACAGAGTACGAGATTCATTCAGAGCTCGTCCGGATATCCCTCGAGATGCTCGGCAGGGGTTACGTCTGTTCCCTCCATTCACAGCTTGACCCGGAGGTCGATCCCGCCAAGTGCAGGGTCTGCCTGGAACTTTTCGGCTGAACTAAGGCTTCTAGGGCGCTCTAAGGGAAGGTTTAATACCTTTCGACGCCTATTTTAGCCCGGTGATATCCGTGAAAAGGGCACTCGTAACTCTCACACCCCCCGAGAGCAAGAGGCTGATAGCCAGGGCGGTCGTGGCCATGCCGGAAGTTCAACACGCACTGAAGCACGGCTTCGTCTACATAGCCACCGGAACTACCGCTGCATACATAGCCGAGGAGATTCTAGGGGAGAAG
The Thermococcus radiotolerans genome window above contains:
- a CDS encoding Lrp/AsnC family transcriptional regulator, translating into MRTSEHLDELDRMILHILQEDGRASYSEIARRLKVPESTVRLRVKKLVERGVIRKFSALINPFKAGYSIVAFIAVDVEPSRVKKAAEELSKLPEVDVLGIATGAHDILMQVTVKDLQELESFLIEKLGRIEGLRSTETSILTSVRKWGYARVF
- a CDS encoding M24 family metallopeptidase → MRGDREIFRRRVERFQELLRENEIDGAVIRTLSSFIYFTGTKWLRPSLLIPAEGEPVVYVVKGEAGLFREKSWIENVVEFQKVEDLMAGVVGWIHRNGMSRVGLEFGIERDAYLIFLKIFERLNPTMEIVDILDLTMGLRMIKEEWELDNIRKAGKIAGRGMKVAEEVIKPGLSELEIAAEVVRELMLSGSEDPKVYVSTTPRAHAEPFRDLKVPGNGVVTVVIGADWNNYYANVARTFVVGEPGERVGRAIETKEEAYRIALEETRVGVALNTVEKKLANFFRERGFGEAYIAGYTHGVGLLIEEPPISTIVVPQRAAKVQENMVLAVIHSPLMIPEGAIKHEDTYIVKKDGLERVT
- a CDS encoding DUF438 domain-containing protein; its protein translation is MTELLKDREYKKEQLKRLLLRIHEGEDVNELKEEFRVVLSGISPLEIPIIEQELVREGVSAKDIAKMCDLHVELFREAVKGTDELEERELPDGHPLKTLYLENKEIMKDSEMLNLYARTLATTRDERMREEILGVLEEIVGNLRKVGFTHYNREEMLTFPYIERRGLTAIATVLWTKHDEIRFMVKHLAELLRKRGEMPWEEFVERFKEKAGGASFALSDMVFRENNIYYPTLKALLSDGEWKAIRMQEDEFGYYKVNPPAWDPGEDVEPLHPWEIDPELSAEELLNLPREIQQTLKGQPLEFDKSELEREGDIDLGTGYVSIEELKAIFEALPVDVTFIDRDDRVRFFSPGERIFARTPSVLGRPVQLCHPPKSVHIVNKILKAFKEGRKKEAAFWLRLGPKYVYIRYVPLFGRDGEYLGTLEMTMDIEPYKRIEGEKRLLDWKD
- a CDS encoding transcriptional regulator encodes the protein MKTNAFDVAARYVYPSLRRRLVEILRGKGLKQTEIGELLYITQSAVSRYLRMDRGALIDVSKFPDIDARVMALAERIVRESPTEYEIHSELVRISLEMLGRGYVCSLHSQLDPEVDPAKCRVCLELFG